The following coding sequences lie in one Capsicum annuum cultivar UCD-10X-F1 chromosome 5, UCD10Xv1.1, whole genome shotgun sequence genomic window:
- the LOC107871368 gene encoding transcription repressor OFP13, giving the protein MAKKLKICSIFKRKEQPLLAIATWQWPSCTHSKTLSFRGDDNIFKTINSIFFDPFDGIETPQSSSSNSISIDEEIIKGARSERLFFKPDATSSIVQQHEEEIQENDDLPFKESIILAMESNDPYLDFKISMKEMVESQGIKDWDNLQELLAWYLKLNGEINHGFILGAFLDLLMELVFPITTPSIISDNSTTSYSSAASSSFSCPSSPLSSLGQKEIEEQEKGKVP; this is encoded by the coding sequence ATGgccaaaaaattgaaaatctgtTCAATTTTCAAGAGAAAAGAGCAACCATTGCTAGCCATAGCCACTTGGCAATGGCCATCTTGTACACATTCCAAGACTCTATCATTTAGAGGTGATGACAACATTTTCAAGACTATAAATTCAATATTCTTTGACCCTTTTGATGGTATTGAAACCCCACAATCATCATCTAGCAATAGCATTTCCATAGATGAAGAAATCATAAAAGGGGCTAGATCAGAAAGGCTATTTTTTAAACCAGATGCTACAAGTTCAATAGTCCAACAACATGAAGAGGAAAttcaagaaaatgatgatttgCCATTTAAAGAAAGTATAATTTTGGCTATGGAATCAAATGATCCTTATTTGGATTTCAAGATTTCAATGAAAGAAATGGTGGAAAGTCAAGGGATAAAAGATTGGGATAATTTGCAAGAATTATTAGCATggtatttaaaattaaatggaGAAATAAATCATGGTTTTATTTTAGGTGCTTTCCTCGATTTACTTATGGAACTTGTTTTTCCTATAACTACTCCGAGTATTATTTCGGATAATTCAACTACTTCTTATTCTTCTGCCGCTTCTTCGTCTTTTTCTTGCCCCTCTTCTCCTCTGTCTTCGTTAGGACAGAAGGAGATCGAGgaacaagaaaaaggaaaagtcCCCTAG